In a single window of the Drosophila albomicans strain 15112-1751.03 chromosome 3, ASM965048v2, whole genome shotgun sequence genome:
- the LOC117569251 gene encoding outer dynein arm-docking complex subunit 4 isoform X1, translated as MSTSVLNNILAVDKEQELLQSFIRTGNNADEEDLDESNKRSKGRGRVSHKPPIWERRDSYGAGGKSSTERGARRSSKHPDDMDAGGSKRGNRIEAELRAARKRIEEQMLKKKKPKENFVDFYTDKDRAAAVSAGTFDIKQSLQIKQKQDRNEALLIPDEADISSIIALGLKEIKNANPENAIQFFCKALELNNTDINALISRSKCYLLLGEASKALQDAETALAEDKNNIRAIYQKAESLYYLGQFEQSLMFFHRGLRARPELASFRLGVQKTQEAIENTIGTKTRSTVPPPKSSKSRKSGDNTPKSQGPNSARPQMVRQKPTKADLERRNARKLLGELCVDKEYLEKLLLHPDLVRADTNTENISALAKEAVCFLNKRQEFWRQQRPCTALPNHKNLPNDALPKWF; from the exons ATGTCCACCAGCGTGTTGAACAATATTCTAGCCGTCGATAAGGAACAGGAGCTCCTGCAGAGCTTTATACGCACTGGTAACAATGCCGACGAAGAGGATTTGGACGAGTCAAACAAGAGGTCAAAGGGCCGTGGCCGGGTGTCGCATAAGCCACCGATATGGGAGCGTCGCGACTCCTATGGCGCGGGTGGCAAATCCTCCACAGAACGAGGCGCACGCCGCTCCAGCAAGCATCCGGATGATATGGACGCCGGTGGCTCGAAGCGTGGCAATCGCATCGAGGCAGAGCTGCGAGCTGCTCGCAAACGCATCGAGGAGCAGAtgttgaagaagaagaagccgAAGGAGAACTTTGTTGATTTCTACACGGACAAGGATCGGGCAGCGGCTGTCAGTGCCGGCACCTTTGACATCAAGCAGAGTCTGCAGATCAAGCAGAAACAGGATCGCAACGAGGCGTTGCTCATTCCCGACGAGGCGGACATAAGTTCGATCATAGCGCTGGGATTAAAGGAGATCAAGAATGCAAATCCTGAGAATGCGATACAGTTCTTCTGCAAG GCCCTGGAGCTGAACAATACGGACATCAATGCGCTAATCTCGCGCAGCAAGTGCTATCTTCTCTTGGGTGAGGCATCGAAAGCTTTGCAGGATGCCGAAACCGCTTTGGCCGAAGATAAGAATAACATTCGCGCCATTTACCAGAAGGCAGAGTCCCTCTACTATCTCGGTCAGTTCGAGCAGAGTCTGATGTTCTTCCATCGCGGACTGCGTGCTCGTCCGGAGCTCGCCTCCTTTCGCCTGGGCGTGCAGAAGACACAGGAAGCCATCGAGAATACGATTGGCACCAAGACACGATCTACTGTCCCGCCTCCCAAGAGCAGCAAGTCACGCAAGTCTGGTGACAACACGCCCAAGTCACAGGGACCGAACAGTGCCCGGCCACAAATGGTGCGCCAGAAGCCCACGAAAGCGGATCTGGAGCGACGCAATGCACGCAAGCTGCTCGGGGAGCTGTGCGTCGATAAGGAGTACCTCGAGAAGCTGTTGCTCCATCCGGATCTGGTGCGTGCGGACACCAACACCGAGAACATCTCTGCCTTGGCCAAGGAAGCCGTTTGCTTCCTCAACAAGCGTCAGGAGTTCTGGCGTCAGCAGCGTCCATGCACCGCTTTGCCCAATCACAAGAATCTGCCCAATGATGCGCTGCCCAAGTGGTTCTAA
- the LOC117569251 gene encoding outer dynein arm-docking complex subunit 4 isoform X2: MPRKKQKVDTLEEIETNIKLLCDQSNNHMKVREYYKALTGYNQALELNNTDINALISRSKCYLLLGEASKALQDAETALAEDKNNIRAIYQKAESLYYLGQFEQSLMFFHRGLRARPELASFRLGVQKTQEAIENTIGTKTRSTVPPPKSSKSRKSGDNTPKSQGPNSARPQMVRQKPTKADLERRNARKLLGELCVDKEYLEKLLLHPDLVRADTNTENISALAKEAVCFLNKRQEFWRQQRPCTALPNHKNLPNDALPKWF, from the exons atgccgcgaaaaaagcaaaaagttgaCACGCTCGAGGAAATCGAAACGAATATTAAGCTGCTATGTGATCAGAGCAATAATCACATGAAAGTGCGAGAGTATTACAAGGCTTTAACTGGCTACAATCAG GCCCTGGAGCTGAACAATACGGACATCAATGCGCTAATCTCGCGCAGCAAGTGCTATCTTCTCTTGGGTGAGGCATCGAAAGCTTTGCAGGATGCCGAAACCGCTTTGGCCGAAGATAAGAATAACATTCGCGCCATTTACCAGAAGGCAGAGTCCCTCTACTATCTCGGTCAGTTCGAGCAGAGTCTGATGTTCTTCCATCGCGGACTGCGTGCTCGTCCGGAGCTCGCCTCCTTTCGCCTGGGCGTGCAGAAGACACAGGAAGCCATCGAGAATACGATTGGCACCAAGACACGATCTACTGTCCCGCCTCCCAAGAGCAGCAAGTCACGCAAGTCTGGTGACAACACGCCCAAGTCACAGGGACCGAACAGTGCCCGGCCACAAATGGTGCGCCAGAAGCCCACGAAAGCGGATCTGGAGCGACGCAATGCACGCAAGCTGCTCGGGGAGCTGTGCGTCGATAAGGAGTACCTCGAGAAGCTGTTGCTCCATCCGGATCTGGTGCGTGCGGACACCAACACCGAGAACATCTCTGCCTTGGCCAAGGAAGCCGTTTGCTTCCTCAACAAGCGTCAGGAGTTCTGGCGTCAGCAGCGTCCATGCACCGCTTTGCCCAATCACAAGAATCTGCCCAATGATGCGCTGCCCAAGTGGTTCTAA